One region of Dysidea avara chromosome 1, odDysAvar1.4, whole genome shotgun sequence genomic DNA includes:
- the LOC136237629 gene encoding galanin receptor 2b-like — protein MDDLAEMSTSGSGAGQETTSTDGPDYVLPRYFDYLSLIFQFIMTMMILPMAGWVFVTIKTTRNLHKPHNIFVANLMVVDIVLAIVRTSVTVHWVIGLDLLSCNVVHFLLFPIVVIHFTYLMISVDKVISIAFPYKHRNIMTPHVVASMITTAWLLGLLLSVKGLLDDHQLCVNGNKLEISLFRLLPMFLSSTVAISLNAYLTIKAYKIRKQIQQESKLSGVNSQVAVLKKTHTKIKKDLKPAITLAVVLFGSSSITLVYVLLLHLLGLLWNPQIIAEVDVTVSPNIIFIVFLLHPVVYGLYFKQVREPMMKTLKGLNCKNKFNTAVVAPMP, from the coding sequence ATGGATGATCTTGCTGAGATGTCTACTTCAGGCTCTGGAGCTGGTCAAGAAACAACTTCAACTGATGGACCAGACTATGTTCTTCCAAGATATTTTGACTACCTGAGTTTGATATTCCAGTTCATTATGACAATGATGATTTTGCCAATGGCTGGTTGGGTGTTTGTCACCATTAAAACTACAAGGAATTTACATAAACCCCATAACATCTTTGTGGCCAACTTGATGGTTGTTGATATAGTGCTTGCCATTGTTCGAACCAGTGTCACTGTTCACTGGGTCATTGGATTAGATTTGCTTAGCTGTAATGTTGTGCATTTTCTTTTATTCCCAATAGTTGTGATTCATTTCACATATTTGATGATATCAGTTGATAAGGTGATAAGTATAGCATTTCCATACAAGCACAGAAATATCATGACCCCTCATGTTGTTGCTAGCATGATTACCACTGCCTGGCTTTTAGGCTTATTATTGTCTGTTAAAGGGCTTTTGGATGATCACCAGCTTTGTGTAAATGGCAATAAATTAGAGATTTCGCTATTTCGGTTGCTGCCCATGTTCTTGTCATCAACTGTAGCAATTAGTCTTAATGCCTACTTAACTATCAAGGCTTATAAAATCCGCAAGCAGATACAACAAGAGAGCAAATTGTCAGGGGTAAACAGCCAAGTTGCAGTATTGAAAAAGACACACACTAAGATTAAGAAGGACCTAAAGCCGGCTATAACATTGGCAGTAGTTTTGTTTGGGAGCTCCTCCATAACATTGGTGTATGTGCTGCTATTGCATCTGTTAGGATTGCTGTGGAATCCCCAAATTATTGCAGAAGTAGACGTAACTGTTAGTCCAAACATCATCTTCATTGTGTTCCTTCTCCACCCTGTTGTGTATGGACTGTATTTCAAGCAAGTCCGAGAGCCGATGATGAAGACACTGAAGGGACTGAATTGCAAGAACAAATTCAACACAGCAGTTGTTGCTCCAATGCCATGA
- the LOC136237559 gene encoding uncharacterized protein: protein MCQGIAFHQLGSQPIVDLLIGLDYADLHYSFKDNRDEQLLLERAEKSIRLTEGHYQIALPWKQEMLQLPDNYRMALNRLENLERRLKKCPQTAAAYDFFEDRDLESSKPPDVYEFNSLVFGVNASPFLAQYVSQFHANLFKHSHPRASETILKSTYMDDSMDSVMSKAEVRAKVLMQEIWIAGVEWDNCLPDEINSKVKAWFDELKDLERIRIPRSLQNRENAYEAVVYVRIEYDDKSISASLATAKTKVSPLKAVSIPRLELMGAHLGSGLAQSVARVLSVTQRQMIFWSDSVDVLWWIREQWRYVPTNANPADYLTRGLRISELIELRSWWTGPEYLQCSETQWPVNKVCKPVVKEVRKKYVREEESFVTTNITFDEENSLWRLDPKHFSSWVRLVRVHSWVNRFIGNSLEGEEHRAKGELTLNELSDTEKYIIRDVQRKVFYEEYFALQKGKKLSPHNKILGLCPKIDEDGIMRLDTRLQYAEFIPYDVRHPILLPRKHWVTKLVVKHYHEKGHHNSGTNQTLSLLSTKYWIIAAHEEIIEWEKECATCKRRKAKNAQQIMAPLPANHLKLSLRSFTRAAVDFGGPFQPSKEEMAYGLDTDSFMRAFCRMSNHRGLPEEMISDNGTNFVGANEELRKLTRQMTENSRLKENFVIKGVKWTFNPPNAPHFGGVFETMIKAAKRAILAILGNADITDEELLMAFTEAEYLLNSRPLTYQTADPEDDVPLTPNHFLYGQVGGRFAPEIDMQEGYDLKKRWRRIQELTRHFWHRWMTEWVPSLSTRKEWYKGRKNL, encoded by the exons ATGTGCCAGGGAATAGCTTTTCACCAGTTGGGATCACAACCTATTGTGGACCTACTTATTGGCTTGGACTATGCTGATTTACATTACTCGTTTAAGGATAATCGAG ATGAACAGCTGCTTCTGGAAAGAGCAGAGAAGTCAATAAGACTTACAGAAGGTCACTATCAAATAGCTCTACCATGGAAACAAGAGATGTTACAACTGCCAGACAATTACAGAATGGCATTAAACAGACTAGAGAATTTGGAACGACGTTTGAAGAAATGCCCACAAACTGCTGCTGCTTATG ATTTCTTTGAAGATCGAGATTTAGAATCGAGTAAGCCACCTGATGTTTATGAGTTTAACAGTTTGGTGTTTGGAGTAAATGCTTCCCCCTTTTTGGCGCAGTATGTATCTCAATTCCATGCCAATTTATTTAAGCACAGTCATCCAAGAGCTTCAGAAACAATTTTGAAATCCACTTATATGGATGACAGCATGGATTCTGTCATGAGTAAAGCTGAAG TCAGAGCTAAGGTATTGATGCAAGAGATATGGATTGCTGGAGTGGAATGGGATAATTGTCTTCCAGATGAGATAAATTCAAAAGTGAAGGCGTGGTTTGATGAATTGAAAGATCTTGAAAGGATAAGAATTCCTAGAAGCCTACAGAATAGAG AGAATGCCTACGAAGCAGTTGTATATGTTAGAATAGAATATGATGATAAGAGTATATCTGCATCTCTGGCTACAGCTAAAACAAAGGTTTCTCCTTTAAAGGCTGTTTCTATTCCAAGATTAGAGTTGATGGGAGCTCATCTGGGAAGTGGCCTAGCCCAGTCAGTGGCAAGAGTATTGTCAGTCACTCAAAGACAAATGATATTCTGGTCAGACAGTGTAGATGTTCTCTGGTGGATAAGGG AGCAGTGGAGATATGTTCCAACTAATGCTAATCCAGCTGATTATCTTACAAGAGGCTTACGAATTTCCGAATTAATCGAACTGAGGAGTTGGTGGACTGGACCTGAGTATTTACAATGTTCAGAAACACAGTGGCCAGTCAATAAAGTGTGTAAGCCTGTTGTTAAAGAAGTAAGAAAGAAGTATGTTAGAGAAGAGGAAAGTTTTGTGACAACAAATATAACGTTTGATGAAGAAAATTCTTTATGGAGACTTGACCCAAAGCATTTCTCAAGTTGGGTAAGATTAGTGAGAGTCCATTCATGGGTGAACAGGTTTATTGGTAATAGTCTGGAAGGTGAAGAGCATAGAGCAAAAGGTGAACTTACCTTGAATGAGTTGAGCGACACAGAGAAGTACATAATCAGAGATGTTCAAAGGAAAGTATTCTATGAGGAATATTTTGCTTTACAAAAAGGAAAGAAGCTTTCACCACACAATAAAATACTTGGCTTGTGCCCAAAGATAGATGAGGATGGAATTATGAGATTGGATACCAGATTACAGTATGCAGAATTTATACCGTATGATGTTAGACACCCTATATTGTTGCCACGAAAACACTGGGTCACGAAACTTGTTGTTAAACATTATCATGAGAAAGGGCACCACAACTCAGGAACAAATCAAACATTGTCTTTGCTGTCTACCAAGTATTGGATCATAGCTGCTCATGAAGAAATAATTGAATGGGAGAAGGAATGTGCTACTTGTAAGCGAAGAAAGGCAAAGAATGCTCAACAGATTATGGCACCGTTGCCAGCAAATCATTTGAAGTTATCACTTAGAAGTTTCACAAGAGCTGCAGTGGACTTTGGAGGCCCTTTTCAACCAAGCAAGGAAGAG ATGGCATACGGTCTTGATACTGACTCTTTCATGAGAGCATTTTGCAGAATGTCTAATCATCGTGGTCTTCCAGAAGAGATGATATCCGATAATGGGACCAACTTTGTAGGAGCAAATGAAGAATTGCGTAAACTGACTAGACAAATGACAGAAAACAGTAGACTAAAAGAGAATTTCGTGATCAAAGGAGTAAAATGGACTTTCAACCCACCAAATGCACCTCATTTTGGTGGTGTGTTTGAAACTATGATCAAGGCTGCTAAAAGAGCCATACTAGCTATTTTAGGTAATGCAGACATCACAGACGAGGAGTTACTCATGGCATTCACTGAAGCAGAATATTTATTGAATTCAAGGCCACTAACATACCAGACTGCAGATCCTGAGGATGATGTACCCTTGACACCAAATCATTTTTTATATGGTCAGGTAGGAGGAAGATTTGCACCGGAAATAGACATGCAAGAAGGTTATGACCTCAAGAAAAGATGGAGAAGAATTCAAGAATTAACAAGGCATTTTTGGCATCGATGGATGACTGAATGGGTACCCAGCTTGAGCACAAGGAAGGAATGGTACAAGGGAAGGAAAAACCTTTAA
- the LOC136260163 gene encoding uncharacterized protein, whose product MLLGLLLSVSIVSVVNCGYNNLPQYNPEEKTIECNSNGDFCHITLVIEALESMSYFQYENGHRKLQGFRAFYNHTASDFDVACPESYYKPPPHKSRLQPPIVTDGYFRPIFTINGQMPGPTIVANKNQELRITVYNELKSSEGIAMHWHGMHQVNTSAMDGVPYITQYPILPAHKMTYQFKASPRGTHWYHAHGGTQRTDGIYGALIVKDTIPEMDLEDFYQDHTLLLMDWTKVPSRDIGQQLVSSLKFWQEPSQNVCSSQYTTTQGPDDTMVGPFPFWSGIINDRGRHCDNYDAIGETCVQYSLPPSALNYFTVAPDKLYRFRLIGAQSVYAFKFSIQDHLLTVVATDGYPIEPIRDVNYVIVNTGERYDVVVNTSRYRHLQDGNSLDYWVLAETLEKDFTGDGGFYTPISEHKAEAILRYNVNLASSPIQEPSRSWNCTREFPCRVVNCPFSSDSSTAEVMNYHCINVHDFETELAQSVPPSVHSPSKTLFYNFDFYGEKSTNASSVDGINFRYPPYPPVTAHEEFEAEKDDFICPGRGCPHRLSGSEVPFCACTHQIDISNIPKGETIEIVISNINTLVNGRLKVGSSHSIHLHGHTFYVVKTGYPVYQPDGRIALFNRDLQCINKVTDSECKELFSVIETENDDGYFNLQEINWRNDSMGYINTRNKALSRKDTVIVPYGGYVVIRFVVDNPGWWFFHCHIEYHQLEGMAAVITELPQMMKPESNVSGGANASMKASVMVIGLFMLLKMLF is encoded by the coding sequence ATGTTGCTTGGGTTGCTGCTCTCAGTAAGCATTGTCAGTGTGGTCAACTGTGGATACAACAACTTGCCCCAGTATAATCCAGAAGAGAAAACAATAGAATGTAATTCTAATGGAGATTTTTGTCACATTACATTGGTAATTGAGGCACTAGAATCAATGAGCTACTTTCAGTATGAAAATGGTCACAGGAAACTTCAAGGTTTTAGGGCATTCTACAACCACACAGCTTCAGATTTTGATGTTGCTTGCCCAGAGAGTTACTATAAACCACCACCCCATAAAAGCAGATTGCAGCCACCGATTGTTACAGATGGATACTTTCGGCCAATTTTCACCATAAATGGTCAGATGCCAGGTCCTACTATTGTTGCAAACAAAAACCAGGAATTGCGTATAACAGTCTACAATGAGCTAAAGAGTAGTGAAGGAATTGCTATGCACTGGCATGGAATGCATCAAGTGAATACATCAGCAATGGATGGAGTACCCTACATAACGCAGTACCCAATTTTGCCTGCTCATAAAATGACATACCAGTTTAAGGCAAGCCCACGAGGCACTCATTGGTACCATGCTCATGGAGGAACTCAGAGAACTGATGGCATATATGGTGCCCTCATTGTGAAGGATACAATTCCTGAGATGGACTTAGAAGATTTTTATCAAGATCATACGCTTCTATTAATGGATTGGACAAAGGTGCCATCACGAGATATTGGACAACAATTAGTCAGCTCACTGAAATTTTGGCAGGAACCATCTCAAAATGTGTGTAGTTCTCAATACACTACAACACAAGGTCCAGATGACACCATGGTAGGCCCATTTCCCTTCTGGTCAGGTATCATTAATGACAGGGGACGACACTGTGACAATTATGATGCAATTGGAGAAACATGTGTTCAGTACAGTCTTCCTCCAAGTGCTTTAAACTACTTCACTGTTGCACCTGATAAACTGTATCGATTTAGGCTAATTGGAGCACAATCAGTTTATGCATTCAAGTTTTCTATCCAAGACCACTTGCTAACTGTAGTTGCTACAGATGGTTACCCTATTGAGCCAATCAGAGATGTGAATTACGTGATTGTCAACACTGGTGAAAGATATGATGTGGTGGTTAATACTAGTAGATACCGACATCTCCAAGATGGTAATAGCCTGGATTACTGGGTATTAGCTGAAACATTAGAAAAAGATTTTACTGGGGATGGAGGATTTTATACTCCGATAAGTGAACATAAAGCTGAAGCTATCTTACGTTACAATGTGAATTTGGCATCATCACCAATTCAAGAACCATCTAGATCTTGGAACTGCACAAGAGAATTTCCATGCAGAGTTGTAAATTGTCCGTTTTCTAGTGACAGTTCCACAGCAGAAGTTATGAACTATCATTGCATTAATGTTCACGACTTTGAAACTGAATTGGCACAATCTGTTCCTCCTTCTGTCCATTCCCCATCTAAAACTCTATTTTATAATTTTGACTTCTATGGTGAGAAATCTACCAATGCTAGTTCTGTAGATGGCATAAATTTCCGGTATCCTCCTTACCCGCCAGTTACAGCACATGAAGAGTTTGAGGCAGAAAAAGATGATTTTATTTGCCCTGGAAGAGGATGCCCACATCGCTTGTCAGGCTCTGAAGTGCCTTTCTGTGCTTGCACTCACCAAATTGACATCAGCAACATACCCAAAGGAGAGACTATTGAAATCGTCATTAGCAACATCAATACGCTTGTGAATGGCAGATTAAAAGTAGGCAGTTCCCATTCAATTCATCTACATGGTCATACATTTTATGTGGTCAAAACGGGATACCCAGTATATCAACCAGATGGAAGAATTGCTTTATTTAACAGAGATCTTCAATGCATTAATAAAGTGACTGACAGCGAATGCAAAGAACTGTTTTCAGTAATAGAAACAGAAAATGATGATGGGTATTTTAATCTTCAAGAGATCAACTGGAGAAATGATAGCATGGGTTACATCAACACTAGAAACAAAGCCCTGTCCAGGAAAGATACTGTAATAGTTCCTTATGGTGGTTACGTTGTCATTAGATTTGTAGTAGACAACCCAGGATGGTGGTTCTTCCACTGCCATATTGAATATCATCAACTAGAAGGCATGGCTGCTGTTATTACAGAACTGCCCCAGATGATGAAACCTGAATCAAATGTTTCAGGAGGAGCAAATGCCAGTATGAAGGCATCTGTGATGGTGATAGGGCTTTTTATGCTTCTCAAGATGTTATTCTGA
- the LOC136260175 gene encoding NACHT, LRR and PYD domains-containing protein 12-like — protein sequence MEYNRSLEYLTLQRHYKMFEDLSDCSPVVERCHTCGLVDKYTLEKIASTLSTIDKNRVLMNAIIKHVPANGYPSFIKYCSVLQTEADYQDYIHRMVVFYAIHQNDDYIRTQVNVELLSQALRKQGQLNSSEMLLLSVEVGDKYTSGISREEYFIKLMKSKCPQFHIDFLETVRREDSLFDLHVRISNSIDDLKKSITETSHSETVLPYNPPTCKSTIRNGPLQFYSYHLKKTYTQSIKVLAEDWPPNPHMHFINLALVTLTKRQKDSKPHTYSILFTQERNYKLEMLDDPKQIFDYKKQGHQVILIEGNAGSGKTTLAHKLCKDWAENSALHEFSHVILLKLRDQRLAKSNSLCDIISLQLGRPALDVVEEMVACCGAGFALWLEGWDELIDSQKSESVFSDLISGVLLPQATIVLTTRPSAVGSLQNDCITRRIEILGFVEKQMNEYIDRSFSCDNDNIPTNDSESFKMELKRVPNLMTLGYIPLSLCILVHVFKLHQHQLPGTLTEVYMSFLLITFQRHKERTSGDKRPLRSLQKLPKDLLKILTALQQLAYESLLQEQLTFSDEEISDVLFDSQDIPWNFDGMGLFEVHQLELLTGVSRSFNFLHKTVQELLAALYLYQMSPEEQNHELKRIFGDPRFEMVWLFYAGGYQNEVILT from the coding sequence GGTCCTAATGAATGCTATAATTAAACACGTTCCTGCCAATGGTTACCCCTCCTTCATAAAGTATTGCTCAGTGTTACAGACTGAAGCCGACTACCAAGACTATATACACAGAATGGTTGTGTTTTATGCTATACATCAGAATGATGACTATATCAGGACACAAGTGAATGTTGAACTGTTAAGTCAGGCTCTTCGAAAACAAGGCCAGCTTAACTCTAGTGAAATGTTATTGTTATCTGTTGAAGTTGGTGATAAGTACACTAGTGGAATAAGTAGGGAAGAGTATTTTATTAAGTTGATGAAATCAAAGTGCCCACAATTTCACATTGATTTTCTAGAAACTGTTCGTAGAGAAGATAGTTTATTTGATCTTCATGTTAGAATATCCAATTCCATTGATGATCTGAAAAAATCTATTACCGAAACTTCTCACAGTGAAACAGTGTTACCGTACAATCCTCCTACTTGTAAAAGTACAATCAGAAATGGTCCACTTCAGTTCTATAGTTACCATCTTAAGAAAACGTATACCCAATCTATTAAAGTACTTGCTGAAGATTGGCCACCAAACCCTCATATGCATTTTATTAACCTGGCTTTGGTCACACTTACTAAAAGGCAAAAAGATTCTAAGCctcacacatacagtatattatttACCCAAGAAAGGAATTATAAACTAGAAATGTTGGATGATCCCAAGCAAATTTTTGACTACAAGAAACAAGGCCACCAAGTAATCTTGATAGAGGGCAATGCTGGCTCTGGGAAGACAACACTTGCACACAAACTATGCAAAGACTGGGCTGAGAATTCTGCTCTACATGAATTTTCTCATGTAATTCTTCTCAAATTGCGTGACCAAAGGTTAGCGAAATCAAATAGTCTATGTGATATAATCAGCCTACAGTTAGGAAGGCCTGCTTTAGATGTGGTAGAAGAAATGGTTGCTTGCTGTGGTGCTGGCTTTGCCCTATGGCTGGAAGGTTGGGATGAATTAATTGACAGTCAAAAATCGGAATCAGTTTTCTCTGATCTTATTTCAGGTGTATTGTTGCCACAAGCAACTATAGTATTAACTACACGACCATCAGCTGTTGGTAGTTTGCAAAATGACTGCATAACTCGTAGAATTGAAATCCTTGGTTTTGTTGAGAAGCAAATGAATGAATATATCGATCGTAGTTTTTCTTGTGACAATGACAATATACCAACAAATGACAGTGAAAGTTTTAAGATGGAATTAAAGAGAGTTCCCAATCTGATGACATTAGGATACATTCCATTAAGTCTTTGCATTCTTGTACATGTGTTTAAATTACACCAACATCAGTTGCCTGGTACACTCACTGAAGTATACATGAGTTTCTTACTGATCACTTTCCAGCGTCACAAAGAAAGAACAAGTGGTGATAAAAGGCCCTTAAGATCCTTACAAAAACTACCTAAGGATCTGCTTAAGATTTTAACTGCTCTACAACAGTTAGCATATGAATCTTTACTACAGGAGCAGCTTACATTCAGTGATGAAGAAATATCTGATGTTTTGTTTGACTCACAAGACATTCCATGGAATTTTGATGGCATGGGCCTATTTGAAGTGCACCAGTTGGAGTTACTTACAGGTGTTAGTCGTTCATTTAACTTTCTTCACAAAACTGTACAAGAGTTACTGGCTGCCTTGTATTTATACCAGATGAGTCCAGAGGAACAGAATCATGAGCTGAAAAGAATATTTGGAGATCCACGATTTGAAATGGTATGGTTATTTTATGCTGGGGGTTACCAAAATGAAGTTATTCTCACCTGA